The Dehalobacter sp. DCM sequence GAACTTATTTTGCTTGCCAAGATAGAGATCGATATCGGCAGCGCCGGTTCCCAGATCAAGATGGCTAACCGGAATTTCCGTCAGGTCCAGGCTTCCTTGGGCAGCGCCGAGATCAATATCCATATCCCAAACAACGTCCGTGTTTAGGGCAAGCTTACAGTAGAGTTTGTCAAAATCATAATCTGTAATAAAATTATCGTTTGCTGTGGTAAAGTCAACAACCGCCATTTTACTGTCATTCTCCAACCGGTAATCATATTTGAGGTCGTAGTTGGTCTCAAAATTCAGCAGACCCTGGTCCGTGCTTGTTATCGAAAAATCACCCGCGCCATAGGGTAAGCGAAGTTGACCTTCCTTTGTCCCCGTATCCTTCATAATTGTCTTGGTATGGCGAGGGAGTCTGTCACCGGCGTCATCGCCTTGATATCGGTTGTTGGCATTATAACCATAGATCCCATAGGCCATAACAGATAGAATAATAATGATCCAGACGATAAGTTTGATTAGGGGTTTCTCCTTAATCAGGATACTGATTCCGATACCGATG is a genomic window containing:
- a CDS encoding LiaI-LiaF-like domain-containing protein, which produces MKKNLTLGIVIILIGVIWLLGNLDIFSFSYVNIFFRALGQLWPLILIGIGISILIKEKPLIKLIVWIIIILSVMAYGIYGYNANNRYQGDDAGDRLPRHTKTIMKDTGTKEGQLRLPYGAGDFSITSTDQGLLNFETNYDLKYDYRLENDSKMAVVDFTTANDNFITDYDFDKLYCKLALNTDVVWDMDIDLGAAQGSLDLTEIPVSHLDLGTGAADIDLYLGKQNKFTDVTIESGASDLDIHVPKDAGLKITLKSALTDNNLSDLGLIKDGDTYISPGFQTQSVQIVCDISMGVGSIKFYTD